Proteins encoded together in one Telopea speciosissima isolate NSW1024214 ecotype Mountain lineage chromosome 4, Tspe_v1, whole genome shotgun sequence window:
- the LOC122659218 gene encoding uncharacterized protein LOC122659218 produces MPIKPKQMTQNMVVTTPTGSKVELSMIYDPCPVRVCNHGLEASLIVLDMKDFDVILGMDWLSIHGVNLICSERKILFKPKEGEEFMFKGIRREKPKKAIISALQVQKLLDEGCQYYLASMVDTEAKVKPLEEINVAKDFLDVFPEDLTWLPSDSETEFMIDLVPGAASVSKAPYRMAPTELKEIQEQLKDLLKKGFIRPSVSP; encoded by the coding sequence ATGCCGATCAAACCAAAGCAAATGACCCAGAACATGGTAGTCACTACACCAACGGGTAGTAAGGTAGAACTTAGCATGATTTATGATCCTTGTCCCGTACGTGTGTGTAACCATGGGCTAGAAGCAAGTTTGATAGTTCTGGACATGAAGGACTTCGACGTTATTTTgggtatggattggctatccatCCATGGGGTCAATCTAATCTGTTCAGAAAGGAAGATCCTATTCAAACCAAAAGAAGGTGAAGAATTCATGTTCAAGGGCATTAGACGGGAGAAGCCCAAAAAGGCCATTATCTCTGCTCTCCAAGTCCAGAAGTtattggatgaaggatgtcagtATTACCTGGCATCCATGGTAGATACTGAAGCAAAGGTCAAACCACTAGAGGAGATAAATGTAGCAAAGGACTTTTTGGATGTCTTTCCGGAAGACCTGACATGGTTGCCATCGGATAGTGAGAcggagttcatgatagatctggTACCTGGTGCAGCCTCAGTCTCTAAGGCCCCCTATAGGATGGCCCCAACTGAGTTAAAGGAGATACAGGAACAACTTAAGGACTTGTTGAAGAAAGGcttcattagacccagtgtatcaccttAG